The Stenotrophomonas sp. BIO128-Bstrain region CACCGCCCTGCCCCACCATGTTGCGCACGCTGCGCGCAAGCGGGAAGCTGTACAGCGCGTCGGTGACATACAGCACCGGGTAGCGCAGGTGCGTGTCCCGCGCATACCCGGCCGGCAGGGACACCCAGATCGGGTAGTCCCGGCCCACCGGGTCGCGGACGGTCCAGGCTTCGGTGTCCGGCAACACCACCCCGGGCATCGCACATCCGGACGCCATCAGCGCGCCCGCAGCGTGATCAGGGTGATCTCCGAGGGCACGCCGATCCGCGCGGCGAAGCCCGGCCACAGCCCGGCACCGTTGCTGACGTACAGCGTCATCGCGTCCACCTGGTAGCGCCCGGAGACATAGCCACCGTTGGCACGCTTGACCAGCTGGTCCATACCCAGAATATGCCCGCCATGCGTGTGGCCGGACAGCTGCAGGGCCACGCCGTGCGCGGCGTTGGCGCGGGCTTCGACCGGGCGGTGGTCGAGCAGGATCACCGGTGCCTGCGGGTCCGCCCCGGCCAGGGCAGCGCCGAGGTCCGGCATGGGCAGGCCATAGCGTGCCGCCACTGGATCGGTCACGCCGGCGATGGTCAACGTCGCCCCGTCGCGCTGCACCCGGGTATGGGTGTTCTCCAGCACCTGCATGCCCTGCCCGCGGAAGGCCTGCATCCACTCGGCGTACTGCGCGTAATACTCGTGGTTGCCGGTGATCGCGATGACGCCATCCGGCGCGTGCAGCCTGGCCAGGGGCGCGAAGTCGTTGGCACGGGCGCTGACGCTGCCGTCGATCAGATCGCCGGTGATCACCACCAGATCCGGATGGAGCGCATTGCTTTCGGCGACCACCTTCTCCACCCAGGCACCGGTGAGCAGGCGGCTGGCGTGGATATCGGTGAGCTGCAGCACGCGATAACCGTCGAACGCGGCCGGCAGGCCATCGATGGCGACCTCGATCTGACGCGGCTTGGGCACGGCCATGCCCTGCCAGATGCCGTAGGCGGACAGCAGCAGCGCCAATGCGCCGGCCGTCGGACGCAGCCATGTCGCACGTAGCGTCGGCAGCACGCGCCGCGCACGCACCAGCCACGCGATCAGCAGCAGCGCGTCCAGCAGCAGCACGAATACCGCGCTCAGCAGCAGCGTGGTGAAGCCGGTGGCGAGCACGGCGATCATCGCCGTGGGAATTTCCGGCGACGCCATGGTCCCGGCAAACTGCGCCACGATCCGGTGGTGCAGCGCCAGGGCCACCACCAACAGGCCCAGCGCGATCCGGACCGGGCGCGACAGCCGCAACGGCCAGATCAGGCGCCACACCAGATACAACGCAAGCAAACAGCCGATCACACTCAGCACAGGCACATCCTGGAATATCGATGGGGGAGTCAGCCCCCCATCGTTCCCGATTCGGCCCGCCGGTTCCAGTGCAGGAGGTCGTGACGATTCAGGCTGAGCGCCGGGGGGCCTTCCCGCGTGGCGCCGGAGCAGCGGTTCTGGCCGCCCGGTTCAGCGCCATCGCCGCGCGGATCAACGCCTTGAACGCGGTGGCGTTGATCGTATCGCCTTCGTGCAGATCGATGGCGCGGCGGGTGTTGCCTTCCAGACTCGCATTGAACAGCCCGTTGGGATCGGGAAGCGACGCGCCCTTGGCGAAGGTCAACTTCACGGCCGCCTTGTAGGTCTCCCCGGTACACAGGATGCCGTGGTGCTCCCACACTGGTACACCCCGCCACTTCCATGTCTCCACCACGTCCGGATCGACCTGGTGGATCAAGGCGCGGATCCGGGACAGCGCCTCGCCGCGCCAATCCTCCAGCGACTGGATGCGGGCATCGATCTGTTGCGACGCGGACGGCTCGCTGGCCGTTGCGGCGCGCGGCGTTGAACGGGCATTGGGCTGGATCATGGGGACACCGATCACCATGGGCGGCCCGGCCGGCGCCCTTCGTGCGCGTTATAGACCCGATCGGAAGGGGCTTCAAGCCACAGGCGCGTGAGCGACCTCCGGGATGGAACGACGCTCGATTGCAATGTTATATTATTTCTTTTACAGGTCAGAACAGCAGACTTCCGGTGTCTGCTGGTCCACGCCCTGTCATACCTGCTCCTGAGGCACGAAGAGATGAGAACCAAGGCAATGGTGTCCGCCGTACTGGCGGCCCTGTGCGCCGGCGAAGCGCGCGCCCAATCCGCCGATGCTGCGATCACCCTCGGCAGCGTGCTCGTGCGGGAAGGCGCGAACCGTCCCCTGGCCGCCCACCGGGTGCTGACCTCGGTGGATGTGATGGGCGGCGACCAGGTCCATGAGAAGAACGTGTCCAACAGCTGGGAACTGCTCGGCCAGATGCCGGGCATGCAGCTGACCGAAACCCGCCAGGGCGCGGAGTCCGGCAAGGCGACCTTCCGTGCATTCAATGGCGAGGGCTACCTCAACGGGATCAAGATCCTGATCGATGGCATTCCCAGCAACGTCAACAGTGGCAACCAGCGCTTCATCGACATGGTGTTCCCGCTGGACATCGACTACATCGAAGTCGTGCGCGGTACCAACGACCCGCGCTATGGCCTGCACAACATCGGGGGCAACATCAACCTCGGCACCCGCCAGGGCGGCA contains the following coding sequences:
- a CDS encoding metallophosphoesterase; the protein is MLSVIGCLLALYLVWRLIWPLRLSRPVRIALGLLVVALALHHRIVAQFAGTMASPEIPTAMIAVLATGFTTLLLSAVFVLLLDALLLIAWLVRARRVLPTLRATWLRPTAGALALLLSAYGIWQGMAVPKPRQIEVAIDGLPAAFDGYRVLQLTDIHASRLLTGAWVEKVVAESNALHPDLVVITGDLIDGSVSARANDFAPLARLHAPDGVIAITGNHEYYAQYAEWMQAFRGQGMQVLENTHTRVQRDGATLTIAGVTDPVAARYGLPMPDLGAALAGADPQAPVILLDHRPVEARANAAHGVALQLSGHTHGGHILGMDQLVKRANGGYVSGRYQVDAMTLYVSNGAGLWPGFAARIGVPSEITLITLRAR
- a CDS encoding DUF1801 domain-containing protein, whose amino-acid sequence is MIQPNARSTPRAATASEPSASQQIDARIQSLEDWRGEALSRIRALIHQVDPDVVETWKWRGVPVWEHHGILCTGETYKAAVKLTFAKGASLPDPNGLFNASLEGNTRRAIDLHEGDTINATAFKALIRAAMALNRAARTAAPAPRGKAPRRSA